Below is a genomic region from Chelmon rostratus isolate fCheRos1 chromosome 7, fCheRos1.pri, whole genome shotgun sequence.
TTAATTGTGCTCTACTAAATCATCAAATGATAACAGAGCCTTAACTCTCTGCTAAACAGCCTTGTCCTGCATTAGAAAAGCATGCAGGTAAAACAACCAAAGAGCTGATGGAACAATGGCCAAGCCTCAGGGAGAAGGCAACACTGTATTTGTCAAACAAAAAGCCTATTAGGCatgtatgatttttttaaacttaaaaaaaaaaacaatataaacagtGAATTGTGTAAAAAGGCCCTAAAAATATCAGGACTGCTGATGTCTGATGAAATGTTCACAGGAAATATTCTGCTCAAAATGCATCCAAATCACTCGTGTTTCACAAACTTCCTGCAGTTATTatgttcaccactttgtcactTTACGCAACGATAGAAAAGGGGTCCCTTAAAGAAaaaggctgggaaccactgctATAATACATGATGGACTTCAGTGATGGACTcactggccactttattaggtacacctgcaCACTATCATGCAATCCAATACAGCTCTGTCATAAAATCTACCTTTACAAACTTTATAATGTTGAGGTTTTGGTGACATTGTTGGAAATGTGCAAATTCAATTATATGTTTTGTTAAAAGTAGTTAGAAGTGTTTCTAATTTCTTGTCCTTCTCATTTGCCCTTAGATACACCTCTCTGTTTAATGCAGTTCAGTGAAACAACACCACTGCTAACGATGACCCCAGTGTTAAACATATCATTGAATTAACTCCTCTGACAGcgtcaacaaaaactgaacattaaatGCACCATAGAAGTAGACCTGAAGGCAGAACGGTTGTGTGGACGGCATTAGACCATACGGGTGCACCTAATACAGTGGCCACTGTGTGTATACAGAAAACAATCACTGGAAGACACCTTAACTCTGAATTAAATGCTTAAAACCCACATTtaacacacagagcacaccCCAGTCAGcttgctcctctttctcctcttcttcgcCTGATGGAAAGCTTGTCCACTTGAACAACTCCGACCTGTCTCAGAGACACGACTCTGCTGCCTTTTACATTCGTCGTTGTTACTTCCCAGCTGCACATTCCGGGGCAGATTATCAATAAGTTCGTAGAGGCTGAAGATACAGAAGCAGATCTCGTCGTAGGCTGTTTTGGTGCCGCACTCAAACAGGCAGGCAAAGGCCACAGCAGGTGGTGCACCAGGTGAGGGGGGCAACTCCAGATAGGCGAGGTCGGAGTAGGCACTGGGGCCCTCGTAGATCACCCAGGGTCCACGCCAGCTGTCTGGATCACGGGGAAATAGGCTGAGGAACACACCCAGATCCTTGCGTGCGGTGGTCCATGTAGGGTGGGAGTATACTACCCAGGTGGGGGTGAGGAAATCTGGGGGGGCCCTGTGATAGGGTGAAACATTAGAGGTGTttagagagggagagctggtgTGATTTGAAAAGGTCATGCAGGATGTCCAGTGTCTGCAGCGATGCATAGGTTGGTGTAAGTGATGATTAAGACAATGAGATAAATGTAACGGGGCAGGAAATCCCACAGTGCTGCCATGACAACCATTTCGAGGCTCCACCAGCCGCTGCACCAGCTGCCCCTCCTGAAACACCGCCCCATCATCCAGACTGAGGGCCTGCACCCTGTATCCAAGGGGGCTGCGCGCATTACAGTACAAAACATTAGTCCCATCCTCTTCATCCACGGACACCATCTGACACTCCACACTCTCTGGCCCCGGCACCGCCTCCCCGAAACGCCAGCTTCGCCCGTGGGTGTCACTGTGAAAGCAGAAGGCGTGGGGAGTGGTCTGGCACAGCTGTCCGAAGCACTCTTTGCAATCTATGTGGTAAGCGTAGGCAGGAATCAGCAGACGGCCGGACTTCAGCTGGATGCCGTGGCCCGGGCCGAGAGCGAAGGTGGCCCATTCtgggaggacggaggaggaggtgacacacagacacacattcagaaacgATACGCATCAATTAAACAGTAAAATGGCATTAAAAAGAAGGAGCCATGACACTGAAGAATACAGAAATAGACTAGAGAAATGATGATGCAATGATACCTCTGATGGTATCTCCTATGACCCTCTTGGTCAGGTCTGTGACAGGACTCCAGGTGTCTCCATCATCGGTGCTGCAGATGTAGCAGAGGCGGGTCACATTCTTGCCCGTCACCAGCTGATAGGACTCTGAGGTGTGCCCGAGAACTGCGAtgaagaacaggaagagagTGCCTGTGAACTCATCGTACACCGGACACGGGTTCATGGACCGGTGGCCTGGCAGGAAGGCAGTGCCCAGGACACGCATGTCCTCCCACTGGAGCGACAAGAGGAAGGAGATTAGAAAGGACGAGTGTTGAAGATGTGCGaaataaaaatactaatttgaacatagaagaagaaacaagGTGGTTCAAGAAGAAGATGACAAACAAATTGGCTTTTAAGTTTAAGAGTTTGTTCACATATTTTCTCACCTTTGACAAAATGATCTTACCTCAAGCTTAAGATCACAGAAAAAAGCTTTTGTTGTGAGCCTTGGTCATTCTGAGGGTCAAGTTAGCTCATATTTGCTCAGGTTTTGCATCCATCACTAAGATTTCTCACCAGTATAATGGAAGTggatgtgattttatttattttcattaataaactacatttaaaaaagtttttttctcGTTATATTCTTCTCGTTATATTCTTCTTTTTAGAATACTACAATATGCCAATAAAGTTACTCCTattgtatatataaaaaataaagtgtctGTAATACTGTAGTGAACttcatcattattttacacTTTCTTCCTCTGTAACCTTTCTAACCTGAGTGCGTCTTGTAGTATGAGCTAATATTTGTTTCATTATGACCCATTAAAAGCGGTGGTTGCTCTAATTGACCtgatttttgtgtatttatgtactTGTAGGAGCACATTTAAGTCACTTTAACTTTGGGTTGTActttttgaaggaaatgctTAATACGTTCACTCAATCAAAAAGtgcttttaatgaaaaaaataacagtagcgtacatgtttattttactgGGCACCACAGAGTTCAGACCCAGTGACTAACACTGACCTCCACATAGTTCCTGTAGAAGGTGCCTTTCCTCATGACCAGCAGATGAGCCTGAGAGTCCGATGGGCTGAGTCTCTCCTCACAGAAGGCCAGGAAGGATCTGGAGCGGGAAAGGTAAAGTAGTGCTGGGACCCTGTATGTCACTCCGTTTGGCTCCTTGTGGAAAAGCACCGTCCTCGCTGGGAAATACGGTGACCTCATGCTCCCTGGGGTGTGAATACTTAAAGGCAACTCCAAATCTTCTACGAAGGAGAATCGGAATCAGTTCCAACACAAGCTCCAATTTTCACTTGATCTCATTAACAAGGACAGCAAAGTTAAGTAAAGATAACACTCCTtgttattgatttgttttcttggaTCATTACTGAACCACAGCTGGACTAAATATTTTGGGATCCTGTTTCTCTTTGGGCCCCCTGTCTACTCAGTGCACAGATTGACTAGGTTTAAACTTTTTTTGTCAGTTCATAGTATGTTAGGCAGATATTCAGTGATCCAGTTCCGACAGTCCCAACTTTCTATTTCTATTCGGAAGTTTTAAGAATAGCTTTGCTGAATCAAAACACCTGTAAATATATTTGTTGCTCAGAGATATCTTGTCTCATTCTTTCCTTTCAGGTTGAACCATTTGTAAAAAGTTGTAATGAAATAAGTTAATTTACATGTGTACACTATATGCAAATTATCTCCACATTTACATGTTATCACACAGTAATATGTCACATGCCTTACTTATGCTTTACAAGACATTAAACAAGCTTCATTTAAAGACACAAATAGAAAAAGCATCCTCTCATTCATGCCATTGGGAGGAGTTGTGACCAGCTATCAGTAAATCAGctgacaaacagtaaacagtcaAAGTTTCCAGTAACTACAGAATCACAATTAACACACATCCATCTACTTAATGAAACCATCCTATATAATTGCATTATAACGAGTACTTACATTTAAAGTGCTCTGTGAGAACTGCTGCTTCTTTGTCAGGATATACAGCATGTGTCAGCATTTGAAAGCTGGGTTGAcagtgtaatgtgtgtgtactgaaagtgtgtgtgtgtgtgtgtgtgtgtgtgtatgtgagtgtgtgcgcgcgcgtgttGAGGGTGTGTAGTTAGTTCGTGTGTGTCTTCGGGTGAGAATCTGAAAGCTGTggcctctgctctctgttccctATTCAGTGAGGCAGTATGGCATGCTGTTCACTGACCCAGAAATGGACCACACTCATCAGATCTACAGCTTTGGATGAATCAGCGGAGAGCAGCCATTGTGGAAATGAAGGCCGGATGGGGGGGCTGCTGAACAATGATCTGATGATcagcctcctctgtgtcctgtgtgcttctctttttcattttctgcagatTGGAAAAAACTAATGCTCCTACCTTTGCCTTGTATTTCATACTTATCATATGCACTTACCTGAGATTTGATATTGTACATACATACCTATATGACACTGCTCATAAACATGTGGACAACGTGTGCTACTTACCTTGTTTATAATTGTATATTTCTCAGATTTTGTGGATTTTCTGATCACTGTTTATTGATCTGATTTGTGTACTTGTACCTTATATTTGTTCTCGTTGTTTGTACTCTTTCTTACTTTGTACTGCAACTGCAGCACAATAGTTTTTccctggggataaataaagtcctgtcttatcttatcttatgatATATTTTGCAAGATATATGCAACCTAAATTACAGGTCGATAATCTAAGATCATGAACCTTTACatcaatttattttttctatttaatgACTTCTGCCTCAGCAGTTTTGAAGTGAAAGTGATCTGTTTCATGGGCCCTGAATACGTCTGTCAGGCACGACTCTCAGTTTTGTAGCCACAATCATCCTCCACCTATTAAATGCTTTAAGTTAGAGATAAAGAAAATTAGATTAGTGTTATGGCAATGGTTGCTGTTAAATGCCTGCCATTCCTGGCGgtgaaaaaaactaaaaaaaaaaagtatgccTGCCATACTCAACCCCGGGATCAGAGTcctcaataaaaaacatgatgtcatcAATGAGCGACTCAGCCCCACATGGCAGCGCGCTGAAGTTTTGACGGCACCAGTTAAGGTACCGTAATTTTATGTTTTGAAGTTATCAATAATGTCACAACGCTGttacaaattattttaaatCAGTCGATGAACAAAAACGTGTTCATTTTTGCAGACAGACCCTCAGATGAAAAGGAAGTTAGCTACATGTTAGCTTTTAGGCTAACAGATTAGCAGAGCTGCTGTAGAGGCAGGACTGTTTGGTTTGATCTGGTTtgacgtttgtgtgtgtttctgcctcctGAGTGATTAAAACCAAACGTAATGTTTAGCTTTCCCCTTTGAATGTGAGTGAATTCTCATAGAGACAGGAAACCACACATTAACAGCCCTTTAGTTAGACATTTGTGTTCATGACGAATAGCTTTCCTTTTACGGCTAAACTTTGCTATTGAatttgaaaatattattttggtttttacaTGTTGCACTAACGCAGATTGACTTTTTTGTCAATCTGACTATTGTGAAAGCAAAGTGCTACTTATACATGAAATCctaattttttaaaaacatttattgcaTTGTAATGATTGTATACACTGATGTCATTTACTCActctaataataaaatacatgaaaacataatCTCACTTGCTCAGTTTATCACGGACACCTGCctaaaattgtaaaaaatgtaataaatatcCCTGCAATAAATTTTACCTTCACCAGGGTTATGATGTTCAGTTTAGGGCTCCAGCCGATGATTATTTCCATTGTCATTTAATCTAATTATTTGCTCAATAATCAGTTATATGTttataaaatgttgaaatgatgTTAAAAAGTTCCCAGAGTGCAAAATGACATTGACATTGCTTATTTTGTTCAGCCGACTgcccaaaacccaaatatattcattttacttctacagaaaataaaataacagttaaggttgattttctgtcagttgacttATTGATTAATTGAGTAATCATCAGCTCAGCCTGAGAACAGTTTTTGTTGGAAAGGTTTTGAAAGCGGTGTTGACtcaactttatggtcattttagaagctgcagtttgtggtgtcCTTGAATTGCTCTGCGTTATACAAAGATGTATTTGACAAGTCCTGTAAAATTTTTCAGTTAAGATAATGGAATAGCAATTTTTTGACATTCCTGGTGTCAAAGAAATCCCACAAACTCATGTTTATCTTGTCCTTGTTCACTTGCATCTTTTAGGGTCAGCATGGCCAAACAGTGGTCTGAGGGCCACTCCACGTCTGTCCTGTGTGTTGGGGCATCTTCAGGTCCTGAGGGTCTCCTGGCTTCAGGCTCTGAGGGTGGAGAGGTCACAGTGTGGAGCCAAGAGGGAACCGTCATAGGCCGCCTCGCTCTGTCCGGTGAAGACGACAGCACAAGTGTTGTCTTTTCACCCGCAGCTCCGGGCCAGCTCTATGTGTCACATGGGGACACGGTGAGTGTACTTGACCCACGAAACCTGAAGGGCCCCGTGGAGGAGTTCCAGGGTGCCGGGGAGGAGGAGATCAATGCTTTGGCACTAAACGACACAGGTTCAGCCCTGGCAGTGGCTGATGACTCGGGGGCAGTCCGGGTACTGGAACTTCCTGGGGGAAAAGTGTGCAGGACTCTTCGTAGGCACACTAATATCTGCTCCTCGGTGGCTTTTCGGCCCCACAGGCCCAAtaacctgctgtctgctggactaGATATGCAGGTAAGGGAGGGGAGAACTTCACCATTTGTATTTATCATGTCTTCGTCTCCTGTACCAACACTACAGAAGCAACATGATTTgctgaactttgtttttgtcactttagGTGATGCTGTGGGGGCTGCAGAAGACGCGCCCTCTTTGGACCCTAAACCTCCAGGATgttgcagaggaagaagatgaccATCAGCAGCGTCCTGGGCAGCTTTTCAACCCGCCATTGGtgcactgtgtttctgtggcgagttgtggaaacattttgggttgtgcagcagaggacgGGCGGGTGCACCTGATGCGGATCGGCAGCGGCTCAAAACTGGAGCAGCAGGGCGCTGTCAAGGCTCACAGTCAGGGGGCCTCACAAGCCCACTTTGTTAGTTTCCTTCACCATCCTTACTGGCTCATCACTGGGGGGAATGATGGCCAAGTCGCCCTGTGGGACCTCAGTAAGCACCCAGTGGTGTCTCCGGAGGCAAAGGCCAAAACTCGAGCGGCAGCAGCCCCACGCAGGAGGGGTAAGAGTAAGGCAAAGAGGAAAGAACAATCCGAGGATAAAGCAAAGACTCCACCGAAGGCTGAAGCAGACAAAGAAGAAGCTGAGGCGGAGGATGAAGTGGCAGCATGTTCAGAGGAGGTGACGGAGGAGAAGTCTGGGCCCAAACTGAGCATCAGTCATGGGGACAAGGTGAACTGGTTGTGTCCTGCTGTACTGAAAGGAGAGCCCAGTGTGGTAGTTGCAGATCAGAGCTCCAGTCTGACTGTATATCCTCTGTCTCAACTATAGATTCACACACTTACAACATGTTCtgtaatcttttttttgtcGTCACAGCAGCACACTATTTTCACTTGCCTTATTAGCATACCATCATTTGCACTTCTGGTTTAAATGGTGATTAGTTTGATAACGGCTTGAAGTCTGGGCAGAACCAAACATAACTGGTGCAAAACCAATactggaaggtgtgtgtgagtattcACACAATGTTCAACAGTACATGTGTAATTGGGTCTCTTTTGCAAGCTTTACTCATTGGATATGGCTTGTTTggggctttgtgtgtgtgtgtggtcctgtaaaaatgtcattctttgaaatatattttgctgtgtatgtgcattttTGTAGACTGTGAAAACTACCACATTAGACAAAACCATGTTTAACTgagtctgtggtgctttttttttttgagtaaaaACACTTCACAATCCAAACCAGGTGCCAGACTTAAAGACAAGGCACAGAGCGAACTGGAGGCTGTTCCTGACAtgtgacatttcacacatgCTGCTCGTTCAGACAAGATTTGTTTCTGTACATGTTACTAATTAAATCATGTTTGCTGCTTATTAATCTTTACAGGCTGAATCTGTTTCCCACTTTGAACACCAGATAGACCATATCTCCTCTGTTCCTATTAATCTGTGGACTCCATTTGCAACAGCCATCAAAAGCTTTATGTTGTCAATTTTTGAAACAAGCCAAACAAGTACAAACAAAATCTCAATAAATTCAAACATTCATTGCAAATGCACTGTATTCAGGCAACACTTTCAAACAAACCgtcattttttttgcaaacaagCTAATTTTTCTATAAGAATACCAGAAAAAGGCACAAGTTCAAGTCAGTGAATTCACACCTGTGTGTCTTTACAAGGAAGCTTGATAAGTCACACTAGCTGAGACAAGTTtaggacaaaaatgaaaatgtggcagcctttaaatttttttaaattataaacaGCAAATGTTGGAATTTTCCAAAGTTCTTTAAACTATATATTGTCTAAACAAGCCAAACAAAGCGCTTTGAGGTGGATGTTCACAGTAAGATTTACATTGCATAAGCACATGATCATATCTCAGCACTGCAGAGCAACCTGACAAACTGCTACGTCACAGTCTTTTTGGTGCGTTCTGATTCAATATGTCTCACACATTCTTGACCTGAAATGTCAAGTTTTATATTGACAGTCACAAATGGGAGTGCATTTGACTGGTTACTCCTGTCAAATAAATCCTCCACTGAGATGCAATCCTCAGCCCTCTGATTACTGGGGTGACGGCACGCTGATCCGAGATCTGTGCCTTCGAGGCAAAGTCTGCATCAAGGATGTAGATTTGCTGATTTTACAGTTTAGCCAAGCTCTTCTCCAGACTGTCAATGTCTGCATCCCCGTCTTCACCCTTGCTACCCCGGGCGCTGCACTCCACGAACTCCACCTTCAGTGGCAGCTGGCTGAACTCAAagtcctttccttttttccccagaTACACACTGCCGCCCACAGAGCCATCCTGAGAGCTCAGGGCTGCAGAGCGTGTCACTCGTAAGGTGTTCCTATGAGAGATGAGACAGGATTAAAGGCATAACGTTGACTTGATCCCCAGCTAAAAGCAAGACACTGAATCCACGACCAGGCCGGCAGCTTGCACGGCCTCCActggtgtgtgtgaaagggaaaATGGAGGAGTAAACAGTGGAACCCTTCAAAATAGAAATTACTTAGCGTATCTTTTAACTTTTAGGTCATTGCTGTGTACTTAGTAAAACTAATGAAGAGAGTCCCGCTATAATAACTGAACTCCTTTCCAGGTAACACAACACATTGACAATTTaacacatgtatatatgtatgacTGTATGAGTAATATTACGTTTGTAATGTAACAGTTAAAACATCAATAATTAAACAAGAGTATTATTCATTATAATAGAGAACTTCAGATGTACATTTAACTgaaatttacataaaaaaaagataaggtTTGAACCTGAAACGTTGCAAAATACATGAGTTACTTACAATtccttttccagctgctgctgtatCAGTTTAGCTGATTTTGCCATGGTGATATCTGTATAATGAAGAGACCAGTAAATAACTGTGccatgcaaaaataaacaacactgaaaatggGGAACAAGTGGTAGCTAATTGGTTAGCCCTTCACAGCAAAGGGGTTGCTGAACCTTGTTTGTTGCAAGCCACCAGGAGCGCTGGGGCATTCCTGGAGATCACAATGTCCGTCAGCAAGACGTACAGGAACTCTGCCACATCTCTCACTTCCTTCTGGAAGATAGCGCTgtccaccacaaacacaatcGCTCTGCAGAGATGAGTGAGAGAGGGTGATGGTGAGAAACAACAGTGAGGTAATGCACATCTATCATTCAGATAGGCTGTCCTGTtctcacctggctgcagacttGAACTTCTCCAGGTACTGAGGGCGAAGACTGTCATGTCCTGGCAGGTCTATCAGAGTCCAGGTGCTGCCCTGAGtacaggaaggagaggggacAACTGTAAACCATGCTCATCACGAAATCATGGTAACTGATGATAAACCGAACTTACCCTGTCGTTTTTGGATTTGTATGGAGCGCTGCTGTCAGTGATGGAGGTCTGTGTCCGCTTGAACTTTCCCGACAACAGCTGCCAAAAGCACAGTCACGTACCAAACAGATTAACCGTGAATCAGGTGAGCATCCTGTGATAGACAGCGTGGCGATGTTTAGCAAGTCCTGGTTACATCAACTCACCCGGCTGAAAAGAAGCGTTTTCCCGGAGTCACACAGTCCGACCAGCAGCACCGCGCTTCGGACGGTTTTGCTGGAGAGAAAGTacttcagaaacactgaaaagagaaagcaaagagaCGACGTTTGGTGTCTTTTAACCAAGAGATATTAATTTCATTCAGATCATTAAATC
It encodes:
- the neu4 gene encoding sialidase-4; translated protein: MRSPYFPARTVLFHKEPNGVTYRVPALLYLSRSRSFLAFCEERLSPSDSQAHLLVMRKGTFYRNYVEWEDMRVLGTAFLPGHRSMNPCPVYDEFTGTLFLFFIAVLGHTSESYQLVTGKNVTRLCYICSTDDGDTWSPVTDLTKRVIGDTIREWATFALGPGHGIQLKSGRLLIPAYAYHIDCKECFGQLCQTTPHAFCFHSDTHGRSWRFGEAVPGPESVECQMVSVDEEDGTNVLYCNARSPLGYRVQALSLDDGAVFQEGQLVQRLVEPRNGCHGSTVGFPAPSPSLNTSNVSPYHRAPPDFLTPTWVVYSHPTWTTARKDLGVFLSLFPRDPDSWRGPWVIYEGPSAYSDLAYLELPPSPGAPPAVAFACLFECGTKTAYDEICFCIFSLYELIDNLPRNVQLGSNNDECKRQQSRVSETGRSCSSGQAFHQAKKRRKRSKLTGVCSVC
- the wdr53 gene encoding WD repeat-containing protein 53 codes for the protein MAKQWSEGHSTSVLCVGASSGPEGLLASGSEGGEVTVWSQEGTVIGRLALSGEDDSTSVVFSPAAPGQLYVSHGDTVSVLDPRNLKGPVEEFQGAGEEEINALALNDTGSALAVADDSGAVRVLELPGGKVCRTLRRHTNICSSVAFRPHRPNNLLSAGLDMQVMLWGLQKTRPLWTLNLQDVAEEEDDHQQRPGQLFNPPLVHCVSVASCGNILGCAAEDGRVHLMRIGSGSKLEQQGAVKAHSQGASQAHFVSFLHHPYWLITGGNDGQVALWDLSKHPVVSPEAKAKTRAAAAPRRRGKSKAKRKEQSEDKAKTPPKAEADKEEAEAEDEVAACSEEVTEEKSGPKLSISHGDKVNWLCPAVLKGEPSVVVADQSSSLTVYPLSQL
- the srprb gene encoding signal recognition particle receptor subunit beta; the encoded protein is MEADSTGGNMGEKEDVKMAENPFEPYIESLRQQLEDQDPVFLIGVIVALAVVVITFVFLKYFLSSKTVRSAVLLVGLCDSGKTLLFSRLLSGKFKRTQTSITDSSAPYKSKNDRGSTWTLIDLPGHDSLRPQYLEKFKSAARAIVFVVDSAIFQKEVRDVAEFLYVLLTDIVISRNAPALLVACNKQDITMAKSAKLIQQQLEKELNTLRVTRSAALSSQDGSVGGSVYLGKKGKDFEFSQLPLKVEFVECSARGSKGEDGDADIDSLEKSLAKL